From Mustela erminea isolate mMusErm1 chromosome 1, mMusErm1.Pri, whole genome shotgun sequence, a single genomic window includes:
- the LOC116567474 gene encoding keratin-associated protein 13-1-like, with protein sequence MSYSCCSGTFSSRSLGGYLRYPGSSCGSYPSNLVYRTDLCSPSTCQLGSSPSSGCQETCYEPTRCQTSCVVSRPCQTFCYRPRTSSLCSPCWTAYPGSVGIGSSSYRSLGYGSRSCYSLGCGSQGFRPQGFRVNAFPSLSYGSSFCHPSYFPSRSFHSSCYWPDCRSGFY encoded by the coding sequence ATGTCCTACAGCTGCTGCTCTGGAACCTTCTCCTCCCGCTCCCTTGGAGGCTACCTGCGCTACCCAGGATCCTCCTGTGGCTCTTACCCCAGCAACCTGGTCTACCGCACTGACCTCTGCTCTCCTAGCACCTGCCAGCTGGGCTCCTCCCCCTCCAGTGGCTGTCAGGAGACCTGCTATGAGCCCACCAGATGCCAGACATCCTGCGTGGTGTCCAGACCTTGCCAGACATTCTGCTACCGCCCGAGGACCTCCTCGCTCTGTAGTCCCTGCTGGACTGCTTACCCCGGGTCTGTGGGCATTGGGTCCAGCAGCTACCGTTCCCTGGGCTATGGATCCAGAAGCTGCTACTCACTGGGTTGTGGATCCCAGGGCTTCAGACCCCAGGGATTTAGAGTCAATGCCTTCCCTTCCTTGAGCTATGGATCCAGTTTCTGTCACCCAAGTTATTTTCCTTCTAGGAGTTTCCATTCATCTTGTTACTGGCCAGACTGTAGATCAGGCTTCTATTGA
- the LOC116567484 gene encoding keratin-associated protein 13-1-like → MSYSCCSGTFSSRSLGGYLSYPGSSCGSYPSNLVYRTDLCSPSTCQLGSSPSSGCQETCYEPTRCQTSCVVSRPCQTFCYRPRTSSLCSPCWTACPGSVGIGSSSYRSLGYGSRSCYSLGCGSQGFRPLGFRICGFPSLGYGSRFCHPTYFTSRSYQSLCYRPLCGSGFYRATF, encoded by the coding sequence ATGTCCTACAGCTGCTGCTCTGGAACCTTCTCCTCCCGCTCCCTTGGAGGctacctgagctacccaggatcCTCCTGTGGCTCTTACCCCAGCAACCTGGTCTACCGCACTGACCTCTGCTCTCCTAGCACCTGCCAGCTGGGCTCCTCCCCCTCCAGTGGCTGTCAGGAGACCTGCTATGAGCCCACCAGATGCCAGACATCCTGCGTGGTGTCCAGACCTTGCCAGACATTCTGCTACCGCCCGAGGACCTCCTCGCTCTGTAGTCCCTGCTGGACTGCTTGCCCCGGGTCTGTGGGCATTGGGTCCAGCAGCTACCGTTCCCTGGGCTATGGATCCAGAAGCTGCTACTCACTGGGTTGTGGATCCCAGGGCTTTAGACCCCTGGGTTTTAGAATCTGTGGCTTCCCTTCTCTAGGCTATGGATCCAGATTCTGCCACCCAACCTACTTCACCTCTAGGAGCTACCAGTCATTGTGTTACAGGCCACTCTGTGGATCTGGCTTTTATAGAGCAACTTTTTGA
- the LOC116567494 gene encoding keratin-associated protein 14-like, whose protein sequence is MSYNCCSGNFSSQSLGGYLRYPGSFCGSSYPNNLFCSTNLQSPATYQLGSSFSSGCQETCCEPTSCRTSYLVSRPCQTSCYPTRTSTLFSPCQTTYTGSLGFGSSGFQSFGCGSPSLGFGLGGFQSAGCGPSAFSSLGCRSSFYRPLYYSSRSCQSAFYQPTCGSGFY, encoded by the coding sequence ATGTCCTACAACTGCTGCTCTGGAAACTTCTCCTCCCAGTCCCTTGGGGGATACCTGCGCTACCCAGGATCTTTTTGCGGCTCATCTTACCCCAACAACCTGTTCTGCAGCACTAACCTCCAGTCTCCTGCCACATACCAGCTGGGCTCCTCCTTCTCCAGTGGCTGTCAAGAGACCTGCTGTGAGCCCACCAGCTGCCGGACATCCTACCTGGTGTCCAGACCTTGCCAGACATCCTGCTACCCCACGAGGACCTCCACACTCTTCAGTCCCTGCCAGACAACTTATACAGGATCTCTGGGCTTTGGCTCCAGCGGCTTTCAATCTTTTGGTTGtggctctccctctctgggctttggATTGGGTGGTTTCCAGTCTGCGGGCTGTGGTCCCAGTGCCTTTTCATCCCTGGGTTGTAGATCCAGCTTTTACCGTCCACTCTACTACTCTTCTAGAAGCTGCCAGTCTGCTTTCTACCAACCAACCTGTGGATCTGGCTTCTACTAA
- the LOC116592337 gene encoding LOW QUALITY PROTEIN: keratin-associated protein 15-1 (The sequence of the model RefSeq protein was modified relative to this genomic sequence to represent the inferred CDS: substituted 1 base at 1 genomic stop codon) yields MHYNCSPGNFSSHSLGVYLGXPCAIYNSFYPSNVVYSPSTCQLGSSVFGGYQKMGFEPASLGTSCAGARSYQKSCFHPKNSIFFSPCQTNYMESLGCGNIGLGSLHCGSTGFQSLGCGSSFNHPTYLTPRSCQSTCYQRAFSSCFF; encoded by the coding sequence ATGCATTACAACTGCAGCCCTGGAAacttctcctcccactctcttGGAGTTTACCTGGGCTAGCCATGTGCCATCTATAATTCTTTCTACCCCAGCAATGTAGTCTACTCTCCCAGCACCTGCCAGCTGGGCTCCTCTGTCTTTGGTGGCTATCAGAAGATGGGCTTTGAGCCTGCCAGCTTGGGGACATCCTGTGCTGGAGCCAGATCCTACCAGAAATCCTGCTTCCACCCAAAGAATTCCATCTTCTTCAGTCCCTGTCAAACAAATTACATGGAGTCTCTGGGATGTGGAAATATTGGCCTTGGGTCTCTTCATTGTGGAAGCACTGGTTTCCAATCTCTGGGCTGTGGGTCCAGCTTCAATCATCCAACTTACTTAACTCCCAGGAGTTGCCAGTCAACTTGTTACCAACGAGCCTTTAGCTCTTGCTTTTTTTGA